The proteins below are encoded in one region of Vespula pensylvanica isolate Volc-1 chromosome 4, ASM1446617v1, whole genome shotgun sequence:
- the LOC122628485 gene encoding tubulointerstitial nephritis antigen-like — translation MWSFAVVALAYFSSLAKAIPNYSGLPPGPYCAARYPARRCCEGRQDECSAPILSTTCYCDDFCDREREEDCCPDYYSYCKGITEPPLEEVRLCSYEGRNYNHSQIFKVNCNQCKCSTLGRRAEILCEKNRCLIEPDFVEELYLESNTLGWLPGNYSKFWGKSLEDGIQYRLGTLNPSQSIYKMNPVRRVYDPEALPRSFNAKSRWSRDISEIHDQGWCGASWAISTADVASDRFAIMSKGIETVELSAQHLLSCNNRGQRGCSGGYLDRAWFFMRRFGLVDKDCYPWTGQQDQCRLRKRTNLRAAGCRKPPNPLRKELYKVGPAYRLGNETDIMQEILTSGPVQATMKVYQDFFYYQSGIYRHSRTAEMYQSGYHSVRIIGWGEDYHRGSLVKYWIVANSWGYDWGEKGFFRIERGTNECEIESYVLGVWAETL, via the exons ATGTGGAGCTTTGCGGTCGTTGCTCTAGCATATTTTTCGTCGCTCGCGAAAGCGATACCAAATTATAGCGGACTTCCGCCTGGTCCATATTGTGCTGCGAGATATCCAGCAAGGAGATGTTGTGAAGGACGACAGGATGAGTGTAGCGCACCGATATTATCGACGACGTGTTATTGCGATGACTTCtgcgatcgagagagagaagaagattgtTGTCcggattattattcatattgcAAAGGCATAACCGAACCTCCACTGGAAGAGGTCAGAC TTTGCTCCtacgaaggaagaaattaCAATCACAGTCAGATTTTCAAAGTAAATTGCAATCAATg TAAATGTTCAACGTTAGGTAGACGGGCGGAGATTCTTTGCGAGAAGAATCGATGCCTGATCGAGCCAGATTTTGTGGAGGAACTTTATTTGGAGAGTAATACGTTAGGTTGGCTGCCtggaaattattcgaaattttggGGAAAGTCTCTCGAAGATGGAATACAATATCGATTGGGAACGCTTAATCCGTCGCAATCG ATTTATAAGATGAATCCTGTGCGACGCGTTTACGATCCCGAAGCACTTCCACGGAGTTTCAATGCTAAGTCACGTTGGTCTCGTGACATATCTGAAATTCACGATCAAGGATGGTGTGGAGCTTCTTGGGCGATATCAACAGCCGATGTTGCGTCCGATAGATTCGCCATCATGAGCAAAGGTATCGAAACCGTAGAATTAAGTGCTCAGCATCTTCTTTCGTGCAATAATCGAGGCCAGCGGGGTTGCAGTGGTGGTTATCTGGACCGTGCTTGGTTCTTCATGAGAAGATTCGG ATTAGTCGACAAGGATTGTTATCCTTGGACAGGACAACAAGATCAATGTAGATTACGAAAGAGAACAAATCTGAGAGCAGCTGGATGTCGAAAGCCACCTAATCCACTTAGAAAGGAATTATACAAAGTCGGGCCAGCTTATCGTCTTGGTAACGAGACAGATATAATGCAAGAAATCTTAACTTCCGGGCCTGTTCAAG CAACGATGAAGGTCTATCaggatttcttttattatcaatcgGGTATTTATCGACATTCTCGAACTGCGGAAATGTATCAGTCTGGATATCATTCGGTGAGAATCATTGGATGGGGTGAGGACTACCATCGTGGTAGTTTGGTCAAATATTGG ATCGTTGCGAATTCTTGGGGCTATGACTGGGGTGAAAAAGGTTTCTTTAGGATCGaaagaggaacgaacgaatgtgAGATCGAATCTTATGTACTCGGAGTTTGGGCTGAAACGTTATAA
- the LOC122628487 gene encoding uncharacterized protein LOC122628487 has translation METRSGSIKDPIYYPSGSENLDASNDVESSARSSGGSQELGLDESASLKVPRKFITNWRQACDRTRDRTKDLLKRWRTVPSNTDEFTGTSTVTKEIEHPGWSVHVWTTWVSRYPSDDSLTAIEDFNKSGLSKALAPIQRDKLSHFFILLDHDKDGFITRKDFGILSERLRRFADWSWNGPEYLRLLEIEKGFASLIFPEKKNELEEQTRKIDLDDWLSWWTKIIAPINGTNYNELPFWIKMIPRIFFLSINSTGNGKISKDEISNFYSSVVGLDSDRIGKCLDIAYNSMTSNGDHPLGWPQYQLVFANFLFGRGPFGPGEHFLGMTDSCIARGNSIPFPIDYSAMNTPKDKLEVYSPHCKSSRRSVVV, from the exons ATGGAGACTCGTTCAGGTAGCATAAAGGATCCGATTTATTATCCATCTGGTTCGGAGAACTTGGATGCAAGTAACGATGTCGAATCAAGCGCTCGTAGTTCTGGTGGTAGTCAAGAACTTGGTTTGGACGAGAGCGCCTCGCTTAAAGTACCAAGAAAGTTTATTACAAATTGGCGGCAAGCTTGCGATCGGACTCGCGATAGAACAAAAGATTTGTTGAAGAGATGGAGAACGGTACCTAGTAATACCGACGAATTCACTGGAACTTCTACGGTTACCAAAGAGATCGAACATCCTGGCTGGAGCGTACATGTTTGGA CAACTTGGGTGAGTCGTTATCCGAGCGACGATAGTTTAACAGCGATCGAAGATTTTAACAAAAGTGGACTTTCGAAAGCTTTGGCGCCTATACAACGTGACAAACTTTcacatttctttatattattggATCACGACAAGGATGGTTTTATAACTAGAAAGGATTTCGGGATATTATCTGAG AGATTACGAAGATTCGCCGATTGGTCTTGGAACGGTCCGGAATATTTACGTTTGTTGGAAATCGAAAAAGGGTTTGCTTCGTTGATATTtcctgaaaagaaaaacgagttgGAAGAACAGACGAGAAAAATTGATCTGGACGATTGGTTATCTTGGTGGACAAAGATAATAGCACCGATTAACGGAACGAATTACAACGAGTTACCGTTTTGGATTAAAATGATTcctagaatattttttctttctattaatagTACAGGAAATGGAAAGATCAGCAAGGACGAAATCAGTAATTTTTATAGTTCGGTCGTTGGTCTTGATTCGGATAGAATTGGAAAGTGTCTTGATATTGCCTATAACTCCATGACATCT AACGGAGATCATCCTCTCGGTTGGCCGCAGTATCAATTAgtttttgcaaattttttatttggacGCGGTCCTTTCGGACCAGGTGAACATTTTCTTGGAATGACAGACTCTTGTATCGCACGTGGGAACAGTATTCCTTTTCCAATTGATTATTCGGCTATGAATACTCCGAAAGATAAGTTGGAAGTTTATAGTCCACATTGCAAAAGTAGTAGACGAAGTGTCGTAGTATAA